The nucleotide window AACGAATTTCGGTACGAAAATCTTTATCGACGACGAATCATTTTCATAAAGGCGAGGaaataaattcagaattgtatttcgaaagatacaaaaagtGTTTGTATGGGATCATGTATCTTCTCGAGGTCGTTTTTCAGCACGTATTTGTATTTCTGGAAATACTCTAACCgccaaaataatgaaaaaaaatgtgttagaTCTAGATCAACACAGTTCTGGAAGGAAACGTAAAGAAAATTTGTGTTTTGACCAGATTATGGCAACTGCAGAATGCAGAAGCTTTTGCAAAGAAGATATTTGTCAAATAGGGccaattaaatcattttttaacgtgaaaattataaaagcaagtgaataattgaattaaaacaaacaatctTACCCTCTTAGTTGCCTCTGTAGTACTTCTTCACCAATTTTTACAAGTATTTCAACATGTCTcacttttaaaatcaaaatttgattattgtaaagcatttttgtttgttacaGAACGAAATGGAAACGTCAAACAGCCGTCGGTTTGGAACTTTTAGCTGAAGCCGGGAATTACGCGGCCTTTCAAAGGTTATACGGAGCCCCGGCTTACGGTTGTTGGTATCCACCTCAAACGGCAGGTCCTACCGCTGCACCTAGTGCAGCGGACCTTTACTATAGACAAGCGGCTGCGGCGGCGGCCGCAACCTTACAAAAACCTCTACCCTATCGACTGTATCCTCCAAGTATGGGCTTAGGCATACCCGGACCCAGTGCTCACATAGGTAAGTCCAATTAAACACCAGAATATGTTGATTTTAAAACGGGAACCTAGAGTTTTGAACGATAAAAATCGATTGACTAAAATATATTGCATTTTGGAAATGGACCAAGAACCTTCCCAGCACTCCTTGGTGATTAACTTGGAAGTAGCCATCGCCTTTTGCTTTGAATCATCGTAAAggaaatttttttcgttttcagCGATTATAGAAGGATTCTTTATGGTGCTGTTGAAGTATGGACAGATTTTGGGCGACTCAAAACATGATTTGCTAATTTTTCCTATGTAAAGGTTGTTGGATGGTTGATTAAAGTTAGTTAATAATGGTTGCTTCCATTTCAATCCTACGCATGACTTTGTTCAATGTTGTTGCTTTTTTTGATCTCAAAGACATCAAATTAAATCGATCTGTAGttctcaataatataaataaaacggTTAACTGTAGAATTCTACAatggaatatttgttttttgttttacttcagtgttaatttttgtttcaggttCGTTGGCGGCTAGTAGTTCTCTGAGTACACTTAGTAGTTATTATTCGAGTCCTACGCCGGAGGGTCCTTCTCCCAGATCACCGAGTCCTGACACACCTCTGGATCCAGGTTCGCCCGGTACGGCGGGAAGAAGATCCCCTTCGGAAGACGAAGATACCATACATGTGTAAAGGTGACGaaaaaatttgtgatataaCTTGTATTATAGCTAAATtactgttaatttatttttggcGCTTTTTCGATGTTGTGTAGGAAAGTGGAGCGCATTCAGTACGaacgaaaattttgtaattaatagCGAAAATGTCGTCGTTTATTGTATAAAAGAAACCAGTGGCCAGTGTAGTTAAAACTCAACATATTCCAATTTAAACtgaatcaatgaaaataaaactggaaTTAACtcgaaataaaagttataaaaaatggaatttcacacacacacacaaatatatatatatatatatatatatatatatatatatatatatatatatatatatatatatatatatatatatatatatatcttcgTCCTGTCAACAATCAGGAGTTAATTGATTTTGCAAACAGCATCCGTTTTCTTTCATTATCAACGATGTTTCgaattttttgctatttaaatTATGACGATAATTACAGAGAGTTGCATTTAAAACGAGTTTGTCTACACTAGCAAACACTATTTTTGTTACACAAACTTTATATcttcttttgaataaattaataaacatgcTATAAGATACTCCGAAAGTTTGTGGggaattaatttttacattttaacgTTGAAATTTCACATCATTAAATGAACGGTACTATTtagaaaatttcgaattttcaaaGAGGAATCAACATAAATCCCggatttcaaataaatgtcGTATATGACACTGATATTACGTTGGGTTAAACAGCCATTTGCTGTTCCAATGATTCGTATTGAGCCGAAGGATCATGTAAAtcagaggtgtcaaactcaatttttcaaattttgaattcgtaggtgggccGGATTGAAAATAGTAACagtatcgcttcgattactcgactcaactgactcacgtcgcTCCGACGCGCTCGTCTTATATGATTAAGGAAAATTCTAGTCTAGACTCGAAGCGCGTGGAAGATTCAATCTTTATCTTTCTCTCTCGCTTGTTTAGTCATGCGCTGTCCTTGAAATTACGTATAACATCCTTAGACatgagagtacgagtatttaaaccatccgtagaggaatcgaatgaaatctaaaagctctaaaaaacataaTTCTTCTTTCTGGGACGCATTGCGATCGCGGGTCTTATTGATACGGCCCGCGGGTCGCTTTCGGCCCGTATCGTTGACACGATTCACATAAATGATTGTTATTTTCGTTTGACACAAACGAAAATTATTACAATCAAGTCCAAACATACTAAGCTTATCTTCGGTCAATGGAATCATTCTAAATAGTGACGAACAGCCTTCAAATCGATCAGAAAGTCATCCCCAAAACTTATTGTAAATCATTACGATGAGGTATTTTGGGATACTGACTATCAATTTCCACGAAgtaatttaaatgatttagtACGTGATTTCAATCGTTCTAAAGAACAGGGTATGTAAAACCTTCACGTAACTGtttatgtttcaaaaaattatttatcaattactgtaaaaactgataatatcattatttaaacTGATTAATTGACTCATTGACACATAGAC belongs to Diorhabda carinulata isolate Delta chromosome X, icDioCari1.1, whole genome shotgun sequence and includes:
- the LOC130900889 gene encoding homeobox protein B-H1-like; translation: MTVQDDPKVMPQTAATRSRFMITDILSGPADGAAIIRGRSPSPGPRDLSLHSNPIHDSDTDSSGHPDTSSICSNGQNGDDSLSKNGAISKKQRKARTAFTDLQLQTLEKSFERQKYLSVQDRMELAAKLSLTDTQVKTWYQNRRTKWKRQTAVGLELLAEAGNYAAFQRLYGAPAYGCWYPPQTAGPTAAPSAADLYYRQAAAAAAATLQKPLPYRLYPPSMGLGIPGPSAHIGSLAASSSLSTLSSYYSSPTPEGPSPRSPSPDTPLDPGSPGTAGRRSPSEDEDTIHV